CTTAGGGTTTCAATTCAACACAGCCATGCCTCGCTACTTCTGCGATTACTGTGACACCTACTTGACTCACGATTCtgtaagtctctctctctcttaaattgTTTGGTGCATTTGGATTATATGTACGTCTATTTAAGGATTTATGTCAATATtgaaccaaatcatgcaaatgTGATGACTCCTCATGTGTTTGGTATTGTTTGTTAATAAAAGTGTGGTTTTTCTTGTACACGATGTCTTTTACTAGGAGCTGATGGGTTTATCTTTGCGAATTTGATCGAGGTCTTAGATTGAAGTTGAACTGttgttcttattattatttacgTGGGAGCTTAATTTGGTGAGTCTTGTGTTATGGGGATATTCTGGGTTCTTATGATTTTCAAAATGCTAAAAATGCACTTTACACACTTTTTAAGTTTGTGGTAACTTTTAAGTTGGTGTCTCAAAGCTTGCAATTTTCACCCTTGAATATTATAATGATGTCAATGTGCTCCTACTGTTATGGTCCGTCACATTTTCGCCATTAACCTTCCTGAAAATGATGTcgttttttttgtgtgggttaaTTGCAAGATTCTAATGGATGTTGATAGAAAGGGCACATTGACATTATTGTAATACTTCAGAGTGTAAATTAAAAGTTTTCATAGTCAAGGGGCCGATTTAGAAACAACCTCAAACTTAAGATGTTGTAAAtagtattttagtatttttaaatctCAAGGATACAATATTGCTTAGAGTCTGACTTTGGACCTTGGTGTGATGGCAAGTGTCCTCCATTCAAACAATACATTGAGGGTTCAAGTCCGGGAATTAGTTCCTTAAAAGTTGTTGGTATGATTGCTTACTAACCACCTCTCTTAGTTCAAGATCCCATAGAAAGAGGAGCTTGTGCAATGGgtacaaaatttttaaagagtAGAAGAACACTTCACTGTTGTTCATTGCCttgtctattttttatttttatgtttttagtatTTCTCTTATGTATTCTCTGTGTCCTTggatttgtgtgtttgtttaataaaattttatgttattCATACAAAGTGTTAACTATGAAAATCTGCATGGTTTATCAGTATCTATGtcctttgaagtttgaaataGTTAATGTGCCTTCTCCTGTATATCATAGTTACAGCTCCTATAAATTGACATAATGAATGTTTTTATATTGTTGATGATATTGTCTTTCTATCTCAGCCATCTGTGAGAAAGCAGCACAATGCAGGTTACAAACATAAGGTActtcacatctctctctctctcttaattatatttatatgctaattattttaataaatataggCAAATGTTAGGGCATACTATCAGCAATTTAAGGAGGCACAAACCCAAAACTTCATTGAACAAAGGATTAAGGAACATCTTGGGCAAACTGCGGCATTCCAGCAGGTTGGTGCTGCTTACAATCAACATCTAATGGTTCAGAGGCCCCACCTTCCTGTTCTACCTACACCTGTAATGCCGATGCCTGGTAGCACACAGTTGCCTGGAAGTTCACCATTAATCCCAGGGATTAGGCCTCCTGTTTTGCCAAGACCCCTTGGTGCTCCAGGTAAAATgaaacacattttgcatgtagattttcatattttgaattgtTTGGCTTCATCTGTGACTGCTATCTTTCTTTGACTTGGTGCATTGCTTTTGCGGTTTGCCACTACTAGTTGATATTATTGTGCAcatctgttttctttcttttgttatttgcGTGAACTAGTGAGGAAATCACTAAATTGGGATGCTATTGCTCCCTCCCATGAGCAAACCTTTTTAAACTAGTTAGGACTGGGTGCCACCATCCCAGCCCTGATCTAGCCAGGATCTATTGGTCATGTCCCCTTCCCAACTTTTTGCTGCTGTATGCTATCCATCTTTAATTAGGTTCCCAATATTTAGCAATCAAATGGTGGATAGACAAGAACATTGGCAGATTATTATGATTTGTCTGCATGTTTactacattaaaaaattatcactATGTTTCATCAATCAAATGGTTCTACCCTAAACTCCTTTGTCAGACACATGGAATATAAATTTGATGCTCTTCCAGGTTTATATTTAATGTGTGATCTTTGTACACAATGTTTGATCCATGTGCAAGACATGCAATGCAAACTTTTCTCTGTCTATAAGCATGTAGCAACGTGTTATGTTAAATAATTCTCTTGGGTCTGGCAGGTTATATGCCTTCTCCGGTGATGGCACCTATGATAGCTCCACCTGGTGCTCCTTCCTTACCTGCTCAATTAAATCCTATTCCAAGGCCTCCTGATAGTGTAGCCACAACAGTTCCTGGAAGCACAGCAGCACCCACCTCTTCCAACGGTGCACCACCTATGGTCAGACCACCATTGTATCAAGCCAATCCAGTGGCATCAACAGGTGGAGGCTATGATAGTCTCAATGCCAATACTCAAGCTCCTGAGGCTAATCATTAGCCTTGATCTTCTGGTTGGTTTATTTCCATATCTAATGTCTTAAGAAACTGAAATATATATTGTTTCTAACTTACAATAGGTGGGactctaaggcagttttaaatgaaattccccacattgttattttcttttatcaactcTTGTGACTATTGAAAACTAATATAGATTCTATTGTATATCCTTAatataattgaagaaaattacataaatcctCCACgtctttaatttgttttttttttttgataagtacatCTGTTTGATGCTCCAAGTATCATACCCTGTATTTATGATGGTGACATTAGTGATAATGCTCTTGTCACAGGCAAATGAAGCAAGCCAAGAAATTATTGTGGTTCAACTCCTATGTTGGGATTTCCATCATTTGGTCCATTGATTTTCAGTTCTCACTGTGTAATGTGCATTAAGAGCTTGTCACCTGATGCTGAACATAAAGAATAGTTGTGCATTCTCATTTTTGTAAGAATCATGTCATAGATGCATATCTAGTTGATGCGACTGGAAAAGAACCGTTTACAGAGAGTTATTATCTACTTTGACATGCTCTTATGCTATAGCAGCAATTATTGcttgaaatatgttttcaaaaaccaatTCGCAAGCAAGTGCTGGTTGCAAGGAAAAGACAATTTTTGGCCAATCCATATTGTAATTTTAGCTTGGAACCAATGCTACTTTTGTTGCCTGTGATGTCACTAAAGAGTCTGACATATCCAACGCTGTTGATTCTACCATCTCTAAGTACAACCAACTTGATATCATGTACAACAATGCAGGGGTGCCCTGCAAAACTCCCCCAAGCATTGTGGAATAATTTAGATTGCAAAGTATACATTCGAATAGTTTATAGTGCAAAGCGTAATATGGTGTATAATTTAGaatggtaaattgtaattttcccaaaaaaagaaaagaaaaggaagtggTAGATTGTCGTAATACATTGAAAATTGGTACATTTTGGCCGTCTTTCCATCTTGCTTCTCTCCATCTACGTAACATAAAAAAGTTTCATCTTGCCTTTACAATTGAAATACACTTTAAAAGTAAATACACCTTAAAGTTTCTCTTAAAGAGGCTATTtggttttctcaaaaaaaaaatgagaggctatttggtttgagaaaaaaaaaaggtgttttatgaattaattttcagtttctatGAGACCcaccacaaaaataaataaataaaataaaagtgatttGCAAATTTGTATTCaactttcattttcaatatcctAAAAAGTAGACTTGAATGCTAAAATTGAATACATGTTTGGGGTGTTTTTAGAGTCaatgaaaatgaatacaatGACATTTTCGTTATATTGTTGAAAACGGCTAGGATCCACCAGAGAAGAGTTTAGGTGAAAAAAGttctttttcctaaaataaagaACAAGTGGAAAACTGGAGAATGGTGTATTTTgtactcaaattttgtattcaaaACAGGTTTAGAACCAAATACGCTCTAAATTCTTTTGTACACTTTTACAACTTTAAATTGAAATAATGAACATAAGAATCTTGTAATttttcccataattttttttttttttattttatgaatttgattattaaaacaGTCTAGTTTATCAAATACATCAAATACTAATCCTCTATTCTGACCGAAATTACAAAGAATTCTAACATATTTTATCCTAACATTTTTAGAAGAATCAGAATTCAAATTCATAATCTCCC
This genomic stretch from Quercus robur chromosome 4, dhQueRobu3.1, whole genome shotgun sequence harbors:
- the LOC126723979 gene encoding U1 small nuclear ribonucleoprotein C-like isoform X1 is translated as MPRYFCDYCDTYLTHDSPSVRKQHNAGYKHKANVRAYYQQFKEAQTQNFIEQRIKEHLGQTAAFQQVGAAYNQHLMVQRPHLPVLPTPVMPMPGSTQLPGSSPLIPGIRPPVLPRPLGAPGYMPSPVMAPMIAPPGAPSLPAQLNPIPRPPDSVATTVPGSTAAPTSSNGAPPMVRPPLYQANPVASTGGGYDSLNANTQAPEANH
- the LOC126723979 gene encoding U1 small nuclear ribonucleoprotein C-like isoform X2; the protein is MQVTNIRAYYQQFKEAQTQNFIEQRIKEHLGQTAAFQQVGAAYNQHLMVQRPHLPVLPTPVMPMPGSTQLPGSSPLIPGIRPPVLPRPLGAPGYMPSPVMAPMIAPPGAPSLPAQLNPIPRPPDSVATTVPGSTAAPTSSNGAPPMVRPPLYQANPVASTGGGYDSLNANTQAPEANH